Within Desulfovibrio legallii, the genomic segment ACAAAAAGCAATTCCTCATCAAGCGGCTGGCCTATCGCATCCAGGAGCTTTTCTACGGCGGGCTGTCCGAGCAGGCCAAGGTCCATCTCCAGCAGGCAGCCAAGGAGGACCCGGTTGCCACTGTCAATCGACGCATCCCAGAAGAGCGGAAATCGAACGAGGCGATCCTGCCTGGAACCAGGCTGGTGCGGGTCTGGAACGACCGGCGTTATGAGGTGATCGTCATTGCCGATGGCTACGAGTTCGAAGGTCGCACCTTCCGGTCGCTCAGCGCGGTGGCCAGGGAGATCACCGGGACGCGCTGGAATGGCAAGGTCTTTTTCGGATTGAAGAAGGTTTACGGCAGAAAAGCCGAGGGAGGTTCGGATGCTTGATAACAGCAATGTCGCGCCGGGCAAAAACAAGACTCTGCGCTGTGCCATCTACACCCGCAAGAGCCACGAGGAAGGGCTCGAACAGGAATTCAACTCGTTGGATGCGCAACGAGAATCGGCGGAACACTATATCGAAGCCCAGAGGATGCGTGGCTGGACGGCTCTGCCGGATCGCTACGACGATGGTGGATTCTCGGGCGGGAACATGGAGCGCCCGGGGCTGCGCCGACTGCTGGCGGACATCGACGCCGGGAAGATCGATGTGATCGTCGTCTACAAGGTCGACCGACTGTCCCGCTCGCTGCTGGACTTCATGAAGATGATCGATCTCTTCAATGAAAAGGGCGTCAGCTTCGTCTCGGTCACCCAGCACTTCAGCACCACCGATCCCACCGGCCGGATGTTTCTCGGCATCCTGATCACCTTCGCCCAGTACGAGCGGGAGGTCATCGCCGAACGCATCCGGGACAAGGTGGCGGCAGCCAAGCGCCGGGGGAAATACTGCGGCGGCGTACCCATCCTCGGATACGACGTCGACAGGGACAACAAGAAGCTGCTGGTCAACCCCGATGAAGCCAGGACGGTGCAGTACATCTTCCGCCGGTTCATCCAGATCGGCTCGGCCAAGAAGCTGGGCCAGGAGCTGAACGAACAGGGTTACCGCACCAAGGCCTGGACCACCAAGAAAGGCAGAGTGCGCGAGGGCTCCGAATGGAACACCGCCCACATCTACCGGCTGCTGAACAACCGGATCTATGTCGGCGAGATCGCCCACAAGGAACGCAGCTACCCCGGTGAGCACGAAGGGATCATCGACCGGGCGACCTGGGACAAGGTTCAGGCCATCCTGGAGGACAACAAACCGGTCAAGGTGTCCATGGCCAGAACCAAAATGGTCGCCC encodes:
- a CDS encoding recombinase family protein, with translation MLDNSNVAPGKNKTLRCAIYTRKSHEEGLEQEFNSLDAQRESAEHYIEAQRMRGWTALPDRYDDGGFSGGNMERPGLRRLLADIDAGKIDVIVVYKVDRLSRSLLDFMKMIDLFNEKGVSFVSVTQHFSTTDPTGRMFLGILITFAQYEREVIAERIRDKVAAAKRRGKYCGGVPILGYDVDRDNKKLLVNPDEARTVQYIFRRFIQIGSAKKLGQELNEQGYRTKAWTTKKGRVREGSEWNTAHIYRLLNNRIYVGEIAHKERSYPGEHEGIIDRATWDKVQAILEDNKPVKVSMARTKMVAPLKGVIRCGHCGCAMGPTYARKNGRHYTYYICQKDSKRTVSRCPLKRIPAGDIEQAVIEQLSAVFRTPTLVAKTYFAARDIEQAERERLFKQKAQLEMELSQAREQALELMKPGNDQPGKTEMLTTVNRQAVELSKQLTHVSERCRAYQGNSITEQDVSEAFQNVEGFWEDLFPVERNRLIRLLVDKVEIRETGIDMELRTNGLTTLIAELAGLACEVTERRASR
- a CDS encoding DUF2924 domain-containing protein; its protein translation is MNELQNAATGGKNQDRTRNSVLRQMALLQSMSLEQLREKWLDLYGEEPPQYKKQFLIKRLAYRIQELFYGGLSEQAKVHLQQAAKEDPVATVNRRIPEERKSNEAILPGTRLVRVWNDRRYEVIVIADGYEFEGRTFRSLSAVAREITGTRWNGKVFFGLKKVYGRKAEGGSDA